The DNA window ATACCACTTTTGGCATACAGGCCCGGCACCTTATATATTTCTTAGGTGATACTTGGTTGCTTGGGTTTTCTTTCGTTTTCCTTAACAAATAAAACCATATCCCTGGTGGTTTTTATCCTTCATAATATTATAGTACATCATTATGCTTCCCATCGTTCGCATGCAGTAGGGTAGCAGTGTGGTTCAAGTTCAAGTTTTTGATAGTGATAAAATACATacaacttttctttcattaagGAAGTTTTTCTTGATGTCAGAGGTTAAGGTTGTCCCTAATCCCTATGCATAGTTTTGTTATGGAAATATCAACgtttaaaattatgaaaaggGCTCATATACACCACTAACGTTTCCTCTTAGGATGAGGTAGCCCCCTAAAGTATTTCTATGTACAAATAAGCCATTAATGTGCTTCCGGAAAGCagcattaaatatttatttacatAAAGAATAGATTGCTGCCACCCTCTTTTGTGACTCTGGGTTTGCTTATGTAGGTGAAGAAATATATTGATGTCTACTCATCTTTCTCATTAATTGGATTTTCGGATAAAGACTTGCTGCATGTATCAGAGTTGTATTCAAGGGCACAGGAGCTTTGGTCAATCACTTCAAGAAATATATCAGGGGCTTTTGTGTCACTGCCTTTAGTCAGAAATCAACTTGATGCATATTCCATGTTTCTGGAAAGTGTTGCTGCACTGGCACGATCAAACTGGACTGAGTTTAATTTGAAGATTATGGGAATAGGCTTTTGCATCATGTTAAGTTCACTTTATCTGAATGTATTTCTCATCAGGAGGCTGGAGAAGTTATGTGGGCTCCAGTCTTTTTTCTCTGGCTATTTAAAGAATTTTTTGGGGGTGAATCTTGCTTGTATTGTAATTCTGATACGTGCATGGAGTTTCCTTTCTAACAGTTTTATTCGTAAGCACCGTATCTTATTCTGATAATACTATGTATTATGGTTTTATCTTCATTCATTTTGCTATTTGTCTCATTCCTTATTACTTCAATGCAGTTGAAGAAGGGCGAGTGGCAAGTTTTCTCTTGGCAACAACTGCGATACTTCAACTACGCCATGCTATAATGAAGAAGATGATGCTACTTGAAGTAGGTTTATGTCATCATTTTTTCTTTGGTGACTTTGCTAATACACAATAACTTTGATGTTTTTCTCCCATGTTGTAAACCGATACCAATAATACCTTGCTGTTTGCTAAATTTGTGTTGCAACGTGCAGGCACTTGTGCTCTGTCTTTTGGTTCCTTTTCTGAGAATCAGTATCGAATTAGGCCAGTTGAAGCAGGCTGTGAACTCATTGTTCTTGAAGGCTGATTCTTCAAACATGCTGGGAATTGTCAATGATTCTGAGCTCTGGATGTATGTTGCTGAAGTTCTTCCAGTGTTAGCTCTTATTATCGTTGCATATTTACCGTTCAAGAGCATCACTTCTTGTTCTTCTCAGGGCATTTTGAAGTATGTTATTGCAGGAACTCTATTTAACTATATGCTCATACTCTTAAACTTGGCCTCAGAGAGTAGTTTACTCAGTCCAAACCTTTCACTTTGGCTAATAAAAGGAAACCTAATTCCTCAAGTGATTTATGCTTTTGGACTTCTACAACTCTCATTATTGGTCATAGGTCAACTGATTGATAGGGGGAGAACCTCAAACATGGAAGAAAGTACAGTTGTTAAAGCATTGGCCTTGATATCTGCATGTAGTTCAACCACAATTTTGTTGTCTGGAAAACAGGGCCCACTTGCATTCTTGGCTTTGCTGATTGGAGGTTCTTTCTCTACCTTGTAAACATTTTTTAGTTCATAGTGTATGTTATAATTCAGTGCGTTAGTTTCTTCAGTACTTAATATTAAGCCGATGGTAAATTAGAAGTTACCGCTGTGATTAAAATGTTTTCTTTGGCTCATTCTCCACAGGTTGGTGCCTAATTAGATTAATGGCATTGGAACAGAACACTAAAAATAACTCTTCTGGATCTTCACTCTTTTATGCCCTTCCAGTAACCCAATGGAGCCTTCTGGCCGTGTGCATGTTTTTCAGTACTGGTCATTGGTAAGATGCTTTGTGCTTCTCCCATGTTTTGAGTACATTGTGAGAATATGCAACATTGTGTGATCGTGATTTAGATTGTTGTTTAAGGCTTTACTTAGTATGGGgcataactattttttttttgcttttattaATTTAGGTGTGCTTTTGACGGCCTCAGATATGCGGCTGCATTTATTGGGTGAGaagacacatttttcttttagtttaaATGCCAATCGGTAGTTTATTTTCTTGTATGTTACCAGTAAAGGCTTGGCTGCAGACTGATCTTGCATAGTTACTTTATAATTCACGCCATTACTTCTGTGGGTGTCTTGCTTTCTCCTTCAAACAATATTGTCTGAGCTTCATCTATTTCATTTTCAGATTTGACGAATTCAACCTTATTCGGCAAGCAATCCTTCTCACAATCGACACATTTGGGTTTTCACACGTTCTTCCTATATTTGGACTTCCACTCGTTGCACGCGGTTATTTGCTGAAGCAGAGCAAAATAGTATACTCTATTAGAATATGCCAAGCAAGTTTCATTTTCAAATGCTCTGTTGGAATTTGAGctgtaaattatattataattcttttattttcttcagGTGTATTTGATGTATGGACTCATTACAGCCATAGCAACCACATTCACAATGCTATGTGTCGCAATACAAAGGCGGCATCTCATGGTATCCTCGTATTCTGAGTTTCTTGCAGTTAAACCAACTCTGTATTATTCACCCTTACATGATGATACCACTATATATCATTCATTGCAGGTCTGGGGATTATTTGCTCCAAAATTTGTGTTTGATGTGGTTGGCCTTCTTCTTGGAGACTTGCTGATATTTTTGTCCGCTCTGTATTATATTTCATGAAAACCGTTAACCTTTTCCAGTTTTCCCCCATCGATTCTTGTATTATATCTTGGAGATCTGCAAGGGTTACCTCCACCACACCTACTGGGTTGAAGGAGATGATTTCAAAACATTTGATGACGACACTTTTGACACCGGGGATGAGCTGATTCATCTGTCAACTTTTTGCAGTTTAGGGTTGTAGGTTGATGGACTGTATACATAGTGATGTACATCGTTTTACTTTAGAGCATCAGAGCAAATTTGTTCAGAAACTTTGTAACTTTTTTGACCTAGATTGATAGTTGCAGATTATTTTCTGGAaacttcactcttttttacTGTGATTGAACCTTTTAGATCCACTGGATTTGGTTTTAATGAATTGGAAAGCTGcaatttaaaattagtttatGTATTGATTGTTtatagggagtagtattttgtaGATGGATAGCTTGTGACAGttcaagaaagtaaaatacTTGTTCTAACAGCAAACTTTTACATTTTCTTTTGGTCAATTGGgtctctaagagcatctccaatggcggacgtccggttggacatccgcgacgggcgaccgggacgtccgccattgtggcgtttcaactcggacacggacgtcccgtaaggatgtcggatgtcctcggacgttgcggcgacgggcgggcggacgtccgccattgtggcgtgggtcggacgtccggtatataaaatttttttttaaactctatatatacggctcgttgaacttcatttcattcgcaccacttgtgttaacaagtttctctctctacatctctattttcaagtatatctacaATGGCTAGAGGTCCCcaatccgaaccgaaccggacgaaccggcccggaaccggaacTGTCGGCGGTGGTTCGAAccggcaccggaaccgccggttcggccgggccggttccggttccaattATTCGCTAACCATAACCggtggttcggaaccgccggttcggcggttcccggcacaatttcaggcctactcctagccttttcagaaaccgggccCACGGCCGCCGGATTTGACCGAAACCAtgggcggaaaccgccggtttccaccggcaaaaccgccggttccgccgaaaaccggcggttcccgccgttttttccaaattttgaaaattcaaacggacgcctaaaccggcggtttccgccgaaaaccggcggttccggcggtaaaccggcggtttccgcagtgtttttcaatttttttttaaatcacaattttcccctataaataccccaaatcctcttcatttctactcaccccattcttgtgtaactgtgttaataagaatttctctcccAATCTCagtttctctattctccatttcataagtatcttattggtgaaaaaagtgggtatctttggggcagatggtactggaacacaaatttatatatggaatctggatgaatggggatcagattatagtttaaaatgagaagctgggttcactggcgggagttcgtttcatcAGGCCATCAGGGTGTTATATTCATCTGAGTCTGACgatgaaacgaactcccgccagtgaacccaacttcccattttaaactataatctgatcctcattcatccagattccatatataaatttgtgttccagtaccatcttcCCCAAAGATActcactttttcaccaataagatacttatcaaatgaggaatatcttttaatgatcttctaagtcttttttgtcaacacttgtaagttgtaaacttgtaattgttgtaacttgtaattgttgtaacttgtaattgttgtaacttgtatttaaatttttcgatttgtaattgttgtaacttgcatttaaatttttcgatttgtaattgttgtaacttgtaattgttgtaagtaacttgtatttaaatttttcgatttgtaattgttgtaatttgtaattttaaagttgtaatttgtaatgttaagtaataagttgtaatttgtaattttaagttgtaatttgtaaattttaagttgtaatttgtaattttaaagttgtttgtagtttgcaattttaaagttgtaatttgtaattttaaagttgtaatttgtaaattttaagttgtaatttgtaattttaaagttgtaatttgtatcaataaaattgcatttgaacatcgctttattctaattttatttatgcaaatatatctacatattttacttgaattacaaatttaaaatgcaaaaaaaaaaccgccgaaccggatgaACCGGCCTGGAACCGGGCAAACCTAGGCGGTTCCGCGGTtcacgtgaaccggcggttcacggttccggaaccggaaccgacgaTCCTTggccggttcggttccggttccattttttttcgaaccggaaccggcggttccgaactgtGGTGACGTCTAACAATGgctagtgacagtgatagcgaggatgaattggaggtcgctatggaaggtgcgatagataggctgctacacCAGAGGGaacagcggcggcagcaggcggcggtacaTCGGCCGATCCGTCGTCGAACTATaataccccgtgaccacattgctgcacatattcggttgtatcaggactacttcgctccgcagccgcgttttggggatgccttattccggcgacgttttaggatgcatcgtccgctgtttatgcatatcgtgggtgctttagagagaagatacctgtattttaggatcagggaggatgcagctggcaaacccggactcacgcccttacagaagtgcactgtcgcaatcagacaactggcgtacagaggcgcggccgacatgttcgacgagtacctccacattggcgagtcgacagccgtcgagtctctgcagaatttttgcgcgggcgtgagagcgatattcggtgagaggtatcttcggagtccgagccccgaagactgccatagtctgatagatatgcatgggtcggtgcacgggttccctgggatgttgggcagcatagattgtatgcattgggagtggaagaactgccccgccgcctggaaggggatgtacactactggcttcaaagccaagcatcccacgatgatccttgaagctgtagctgactaccggctgtggatgtggcatgcttattttggagtcgccaggtcgaacaacgacatcaacgttctccagtcgtcgcccctattcaatgctcagtgcaatggcgttggtcccgccatcagtttcgtcgccaacggcaaccagcacaatatgagatactatttggcggatgggatatacccaaactgacccgtctttgtgaagacaatcaagcatccgctcggacaaaagaagtcatactttgcgagccgtcaggaagcagcgcgcaaggatgtggagcgagcatttgggaagggcggattgggaaggggatgtcctagtgacgtggcagtgggatgggaagtcctagtgacgtggcaggaggtgtttttgggaagaccTAGTAGATGTCctagtgggacatccgcccactggagatgctctaacggCCATATTAGTCGGTTAATTAATAACTGAAATCGAAGAAAATCAATTATTAATTAGttgattaattgaaattttcagTTTCGGTTCAGTTCCGGGTCGTGTTCGATGAAAAAACTGATTATTTATGAGTACTATTTTTAagtgtatagtttatttaggTTATTTTAGATTAACTGAAGTTAGTAGCCTAACCGATTTCTTAATATGTTCGGTTCAAATTATCAATTTAGGTTGTATTTGAATTCAGTTAATCAA is part of the Salvia splendens isolate huo1 chromosome 6, SspV2, whole genome shotgun sequence genome and encodes:
- the LOC121808616 gene encoding GPI ethanolamine phosphate transferase 3-like isoform X4, producing MGVSEKWFWSGRRWAFAAFLGIMLLHSLAILLFTRGFLLTRTELSQYSECNDVVESPCFLPPRDQNTNGSCWSKPVVGRLVIIVLDALRFDFVAPSTFFAEKKPWMDKLQVMHDLAAHNQSSSRIFKAIADPPTTSLQRLKGLTTGGLPTFIDVGNSFGAPAILEDNLIHQLIVSSKRVLMMGDDTWVQLFPDHFATSYPFPSFNVKDLDTVDNGCIANLFPALDKGDWDVLVAHFLGVDHAGHIFGVDSAPMIEKLEQYNEVIERVVGALERQSRPGGLHENTMLLVMGDHGQTLNGDHGGGTSEEVETAIFALTTKNPNTLLAAAESASCQLDVHRRQVCTSSIQQLDFAATVSALLGLPFPFGSIGKVNSELYSLAGGTWNQEESITGDDGSPSEVQSWMLNYVNALCINSWQVKKYIDVYSSFSLIGFSDKDLLHVSELYSRAQELWSITSRNISGAFVSLPLVRNQLDAYSMFLESVAALARSNWTEFNLKIMGIGFCIMLSSLYLNVFLIRRLEKLCGLQSFFSGYLKNFLGVNLACIVILIRAWSFLSNSFILEEGRVASFLLATTAILQLRHAIMKKMMLLEALVLCLLVPFLRISIELGQLKQAVNSLFLKADSSNMLGIVNDSELWMYVAEVLPVLALIIVAYLPFKSITSCSSQGILKYVIAGTLFNYMLILLNLASESSLLSPNLSLWLIKGNLIPQVIYAFGLLQLSLLVIGQLIDRGRTSNMEESTVVKALALISACSSTTILLSGKQGPLAFLALLIGGWCLIRLMALEQNTKNNSSGSSLFYALPVTQWSLLAVCMFFSTGHWCAFDGLRYAAAFIGFDEFNLIRQAILLTIDTFGFSHVLPIFGLPLVARGYLLKQSKIVYSIRICQVYLMYGLITAIATTFTMLCVAIQRRHLMVWGLFAPKFVFDVVGLLLGDLLIFLSALYYIS
- the LOC121808616 gene encoding GPI ethanolamine phosphate transferase 3-like isoform X2, producing the protein MEPFGIDETPSFALTICFLASKSHHNCNSIRSMHMYLITSIIPKPCGLHCVFSLTPPHPYPPTMHLYMIPYIIAMVQDHAGHIFGVDSAPMIEKLEQYNEVIERVVGALERQSRPGGLHENTMLLVMGDHGQTLNGDHGGGTSEEVETAIFALTTKNPNTLLAAAESASCQLDVHRRQVCTSSIQQLDFAATVSALLGLPFPFGSIGKVNSELYSLAGGTWNQEESITGDDGSPSEVQSWMLNYVNALCINSWQVKKYIDVYSSFSLIGFSDKDLLHVSELYSRAQELWSITSRNISGAFVSLPLVRNQLDAYSMFLESVAALARSNWTEFNLKIMGIGFCIMLSSLYLNVFLIRRLEKLCGLQSFFSGYLKNFLGVNLACIVILIRAWSFLSNSFILEEGRVASFLLATTAILQLRHAIMKKMMLLEALVLCLLVPFLRISIELGQLKQAVNSLFLKADSSNMLGIVNDSELWMYVAEVLPVLALIIVAYLPFKSITSCSSQGILKYVIAGTLFNYMLILLNLASESSLLSPNLSLWLIKGNLIPQVIYAFGLLQLSLLVIGQLIDRGRTSNMEESTVVKALALISACSSTTILLSGKQGPLAFLALLIGGWCLIRLMALEQNTKNNSSGSSLFYALPVTQWSLLAVCMFFSTGHWCAFDGLRYAAAFIGFDEFNLIRQAILLTIDTFGFSHVLPIFGLPLVARGYLLKQSKIVYLMYGLITAIATTFTMLCVAIQRRHLMVWGLFAPKFVFDVFSPIDSCIISWRSARVTSTTPTGLKEMISKHLMTTLLTPGMS
- the LOC121808616 gene encoding GPI ethanolamine phosphate transferase 3-like isoform X3; this translates as MMGDDTWVQLFPDHFATSYPFPSFNVKDLDTVDNGCIANLFPALDKGDWDVLVAHFLGVDHAGHIFGVDSAPMIEKLEQYNEVIERVVGALERQSRPGGLHENTMLLVMGDHGQTLNGDHGGGTSEEVETAIFALTTKNPNTLLAAAESASCQLDVHRRQVCTSSIQQLDFAATVSALLGLPFPFGSIGKVNSELYSLAGGTWNQEESITGDDGSPSEVQSWMLNYVNALCINSWQVKKYIDVYSSFSLIGFSDKDLLHVSELYSRAQELWSITSRNISGAFVSLPLVRNQLDAYSMFLESVAALARSNWTEFNLKIMGIGFCIMLSSLYLNVFLIRRLEKLCGLQSFFSGYLKNFLGVNLACIVILIRAWSFLSNSFILEEGRVASFLLATTAILQLRHAIMKKMMLLEALVLCLLVPFLRISIELGQLKQAVNSLFLKADSSNMLGIVNDSELWMYVAEVLPVLALIIVAYLPFKSITSCSSQGILKYVIAGTLFNYMLILLNLASESSLLSPNLSLWLIKGNLIPQVIYAFGLLQLSLLVIGQLIDRGRTSNMEESTVVKALALISACSSTTILLSGKQGPLAFLALLIGGWCLIRLMALEQNTKNNSSGSSLFYALPVTQWSLLAVCMFFSTGHWCAFDGLRYAAAFIGFDEFNLIRQAILLTIDTFGFSHVLPIFGLPLVARGYLLKQSKIVYSIRICQVYLMYGLITAIATTFTMLCVAIQRRHLMVWGLFAPKFVFDVFSPIDSCIISWRSARVTSTTPTGLKEMISKHLMTTLLTPGMS
- the LOC121808616 gene encoding GPI ethanolamine phosphate transferase 3-like isoform X1 produces the protein MEPFGIDETPSFALTICFLASKSHHNCNSIRSMHMYLITSIIPKPCGLHCVFSLTPPHPYPPTMHLYMIPYIIAMVQDHAGHIFGVDSAPMIEKLEQYNEVIERVVGALERQSRPGGLHENTMLLVMGDHGQTLNGDHGGGTSEEVETAIFALTTKNPNTLLAAAESASCQLDVHRRQVCTSSIQQLDFAATVSALLGLPFPFGSIGKVNSELYSLAGGTWNQEESITGDDGSPSEVQSWMLNYVNALCINSWQVKKYIDVYSSFSLIGFSDKDLLHVSELYSRAQELWSITSRNISGAFVSLPLVRNQLDAYSMFLESVAALARSNWTEFNLKIMGIGFCIMLSSLYLNVFLIRRLEKLCGLQSFFSGYLKNFLGVNLACIVILIRAWSFLSNSFILEEGRVASFLLATTAILQLRHAIMKKMMLLEALVLCLLVPFLRISIELGQLKQAVNSLFLKADSSNMLGIVNDSELWMYVAEVLPVLALIIVAYLPFKSITSCSSQGILKYVIAGTLFNYMLILLNLASESSLLSPNLSLWLIKGNLIPQVIYAFGLLQLSLLVIGQLIDRGRTSNMEESTVVKALALISACSSTTILLSGKQGPLAFLALLIGGWCLIRLMALEQNTKNNSSGSSLFYALPVTQWSLLAVCMFFSTGHWCAFDGLRYAAAFIGFDEFNLIRQAILLTIDTFGFSHVLPIFGLPLVARGYLLKQSKIVYSIRICQVYLMYGLITAIATTFTMLCVAIQRRHLMVWGLFAPKFVFDVFSPIDSCIISWRSARVTSTTPTGLKEMISKHLMTTLLTPGMS